The Acropora palmata chromosome 3, jaAcrPala1.3, whole genome shotgun sequence nucleotide sequence TGTGTTTCACACGAAAGTAGCATTCTGGAACCGACATAAGCTTTTCACCAATGTCGTCTTCCCAAAAAGGTTAATACGTTGGCTGGTTTTCTCACAGTCCGTGATCTTTTAACCacattttgtttgattgttgCATGAAGTCATATGGGGTAGCGGATGGATTCAGCCGACCAGTTATGACAATGGAGGTTTTGTTGTGCAAGTTGTAAACAGAGCACGAAAATCTTTTGGCGGGAACCCGAGAATGAGCTTTTCATAGGTGTGCAAATGAAGACAGTTGGTCCTAGATATACTGCATGGAGATAGAAGTTGAAAAATAGAAATCAAGATACTTACCTTGGCAAATATCGCTTCCAAATCGGCTTTAAATGCAGCAGCAACATAAGGACTTGCAAAAGCCGCCatattgatttcaaatcatcaATGAATCATGGGATGCAGGCTTGGGTACAAAGCATTCAAAATGGTGGACGCTAAGAATGGTCTCAAAAGCGTCGaattttcgtgttttcttgcttttgtCTTAAGGTTTTGCCTGATTGCGTACGGAGAATGGCAAGATAAGAACATGGTTGTGAAGTATACCGATATTGATTACGTTGTCTTCACTGATGCCGCGCGCCACGTCCTTGAAGGGAACTCGCCCTATTTGAGGCCTACATATCGTTACACACCTATCCTTTCTCTTCTGCTAACTCCCAATATTTCATTGCActtttgttttggaaaagTCCTTTTTGTGTTGTTCGATGTTTTAACTGGATATCTATTGTACAAAATCCTTTGTGTACGAGGCTGTTCCGATCACAGAGCGGTGATTTTTTCCTGGATGTGGTTGTTCAACCCTGTTGCATTTGCTGTCTCCACTCGCGGAAATGCGGAGTCCATCATGGCCGCCTTAGTACTTGCAACCGTATACTTCGTCCTTATTAATAAAATCACAGTGGCGGCGATATTTTTCGCAGTTTCCGtacattttaaaatctttcCCATAATCTATAGTTTGCCATTCGTTCTCTTGGTTGGCAATGATTTGCATCACAGCTCAAAAGCAGACGGTGACAGGATTCAGATGAGGCCTAGATGTTATGACTTCTTATTTCGGTCTGTTGAAATTATCCTCCATCCCGAGAGGGTAAAGTTTTCGCTCATTTCAGCAATGACGTTTCTGGGAATAACTGGAGCTATGTATGGCAGGTGCAAAGAAACAACGTTTGATTTCATACTTGTAGATGTATAACAATGCTGCTTTTTCAGTGTAATATTTCTGGTAATGTAACATGCAGTGATGTGGCTTTTATTGATGTGGCTGCAGTGATATTAGAACCCTTAATGTTGAAAAGAGATGTATCTATCATTCTATGGCTTGGGTGCACTTGGATAAGTCTGGTTGGTCTTAACAGGAGTTGTGTGTTTAACTTTCTGGTTACTAGTTTGGATGATCTATCTCTTAGGCTTTGGAGACCTGTTGGAACTAGGGCATTGAACATTGACTCAGGGTAAAAGGTGGTGCTGCTGCAGTGCTCTTATTAAAGGAGTGATTTTGAGACCAGTAGATCAATAAGGGGATGTGCTGATATGTACTTGACATGTATAGTAAGATGTACTGATGTATACCAAGGTCataacagcaataattattactcagTGGAATGTGTCTCATTTCTTCAGATTGCCTTAGCTATCACTCTGATTAAAAGATTCCTTTTGATAGTCATAAAGTTCACAATGTTTAAACCAATATTACCTGACAatctatgtttttttttgtttatttcttctgTCAAATTTACAGATATGGGTTTGAATTTCTTGAGCACACATACCTCTATCATGTGACAAGGCAGGATGTAAAACATAACTTTTCCATGTATTTCTACATGATGTACCTTATGGAGGGCTCCGATTGGGCATCTGTCCTGGGCTTAGTTTCATTCATGCCACAGCTGTTGCTGACTGTCACTTTTGGTTGTTTGTATTATCGTGATATCGCCTTCTGCTGTTTTGTGCAAACATTTGCATTTGTCACCTTTAACAAAGTCTGCACATCTCAGGTGAATATTCTATGATTAGTTCTATGTCATGTTGAGCCTATGAAACGTATATGGAAAATGTGTACAAAGAATCGATTTAAACAAAGTATGAAAACTGGAATATTTGGAAAGAGTTTCCCAAGCCAGGTCATTTAGTGGATTCATGCCCATATGCATTGATAGTGAGAGCAAAAAGTTTAGCTGGGTTTGACATTAACCTTTTAATAAGGGTGCCAACTGGCAACTTTAGGCAAGTTTTTGGCCACCAAATAGTAAAATTTGGCTTCTAAAAATTTCCTCCATTCTgctgagaagaaaaaaggtgCAGGAGTTAGGCAGCAATTCACATTTGTTTTGATCAGAGATGGATGTTGTTTAACAGGAATATTGTTTTAATCTCAGTTCAGAAATAATTTGCCAGAACAAGAAGTAAGGCACCTGTTGGCACCTTATTGTCCCAAAGCTTTTTAATGTAATTCTTCTTTTGGGGCTTTTGAGGGTCAATGAAAGAAAcgtaacaggttaagaatcccaactggcaggaggtaGACCAGTTGGCTTTGTACAATAATATTGCAGCCGATGAGTTGAACCAGAGACTAcctgaaacaaatccagctCTTGGTAAGAGCAGGACTCAAGATCTCCAGATTTGAAGTCCGGCGCCCTAACAGCTGGAGCCACATTGCCTCCTTTTAATCTTgatagggagcttaagtaaGTAGGACACGGGCAACAGCAAGAACATCATCAAAAATACATAACTTTGCATTTGTGAaataatttctcaataattGTTCCAAGTCATTGTGCATGCAAAATGTATTCTAAATATCCTGAAATTAAGTTGGTATCAACAGTTtggagacaacaagaaaatattgaaaatttgtcatcatatgctcacgttgtCCTCACAACTGCAAAACGGGTCATTTCACATTGCAGACAGGACGAGAATGGCAGTAAAATGTatagaaatgaaaattgcagGTGCAAAGCAcgcaaaactactgtttttcattgtcaactATGCCAATTTGTGATGTTCTTGTTGCCGTTGTCATCGCAATTGCTTAAACTCCCATCTCACTTTCTCTCAACATAAAATTTAGCCATTGCTATGTTATTCACTGCTGGTGACTGCATGTGAAATTCTGGTCGCTGACACTCAATTTTTAGTCACAATGGTGACCAGAAGGTGCAATTTAGGACCCTGTTTCGTTGGTGACCACTATGCCAGCTTGACTTTACAATGGCAATTCCCAGATGGTTCCCCAACCAGTTAGTGACCTGTAGCATGCTGTGTTGTGATGTGTAACCACTGGAGAGTTATTATTTCTACTTGGGCTATATTGACTTTAGTGCCTTTGTTTCACCATGCAGTGATCAATCaagatcattattattttcttttattcccTGTACAGTATTTCTTGTGGTATTTATGTCTTTTGCCTCTAATCCTGGATTCTGTGAACATAACATTCAGGAGGGCTGCAGTCCTTGTCATAGCTTGGTTTACTAGCCAGGTAATGTTTTTCTTACTCATTTCATGTGGGCTTGCCCTAAcgtttgaaaaatattatatCCTCGTGGGACCTGTTGCAAGTGTAATTTTTTGTCACAGCAGTTGGGGACACACATTATTAATCATCTCTAACACCCAGGTgttctggtgacgtaattcggaggactgggatgaaaaattttaacgctgTATCCCACAActgcgcgcggccttattttcgaattcaacattgCCGAGGCAAGGTTAGAGCTCGttgggtctacttgaatgttcattcagtaacaggaaatgtggtagacacggaatgatctgttgagttttggcgatggaaatgatgcagggagtttggaaacaacacctttTAACACCTAAGGctgcgcgcggttgtgggatacggcgttaaaatttttcttcccagtcctccaaattatgtcaccagatcacctggatatgtctgttttttttttttaattttcatttgattgtttttgattgttgatattttcattttgtaggGTGTTTGGCTTACTTCTGCATACTTCCTGGAATTTGAGGGAATGAacacttttttatttgtttgggCTGCCagtgttattttcttcattgtcAACATTTCGATATTAACACAGTTAATTTGGCATTACAAGAAAGTGCCAATTAAAAAACAAGATTGATATACAATTTAGAGTAAAAAAAGGTGtttaagatatttttttgttgtatttttttctacacTAAAAAGGTTCTTTATATTTACCAagatagtttttggctttctgTACACTATAATAGAGGTTTATGTTAATTTGGAAGAATCAACTTGACGCAAATATACAGCATTGGCAAATTGATGCAAAACTGCGCCCGCGTTTGTAGATTAACATTTCTGAGCACGCGCATCTTCCTTTGTTGCGTCTAAAATTGTCGCGTATGGCAACCTGTAAAACATCACaagaacgaaaacaaaacacgatGATTGGGATGACAAGATAACGCTAGCAACGTCCTGTTTCATTCCTTAAGATGGAAAAAAAGCACACCTGGGAAGACCTGAAATATATTAGTGGTAagaaattccttttttcctctcttgttttcgttgaatttttgttttgcttcgtTTTAATCTTCTTCTGCTTTAAACTCGTAACAgctagcatttttttttcgtttttctttcttttcagataTTCCAAGTGAAGAGTTGTTTGAAAGGCTATTGGCTGATACCATCTTCGTGGACTATTTAAACACGTTTCTCTCTTTGCCGGTAGGTGTTCGCTGGCTACTCAATTATTGACAATAGAGATGCTATCGTTTcgcccgaaaaaaaaaaaaaatgtgaaaacgGGACTCTCTCGTTGGCGTATTTCGTGTTATGCGTTGAATCGTTCTCTTTTATTAATCAACCGAATTTGGTTGGTCGGTTTTGTTCTACAAAGTAAATTCTATTGAACGTTAAAAAATGGtccactgtttttttttttgttgttaatgtTATCAAACCAGGATAGGGCGGTTGAGTAATTGTGGGAAACTACTGCCGTTATGTTCTCTACCTTTTTCCAAGAGTCGAGATTAACCCCAAgctacctttttttttcttcaatctgCTGATGCGGAAAGGTGCGGTTATGAGTTGTCCTTTGAACTTAATATACCTCTTTCGTGCCTGTTCGTGGATCGATCGCTTTAGCTCAGCAAAGAGAATTGCTCATTTTGTtgttcgttgtttttttttccgtccGAGCAGGTGTTTGGCAAACGATTCTACTACAATCGTGCGGATGACATGTTCAGCATTGAGCCAGCTCCTCCACGGACGTGTTACGTAAGTCATTGTTACCTTTTATGTCGTTGTAATTTGACCAAAACCATCGTATTGCCGGCTTTAGTTGGTGTAAAATAGCTTCCTTACATGTACACAGACCCGTTGTTTTGAAGAGCGAGGCACCTTCGACAGATAAACTTGCCTAACGCGCAGATTTGGATGATTGCAGATTTCAGAAATGTCTTGGTTCGATGCTGGTAAATTGTGTACATTTAAACATTTATCTTCTTTGTCTATAACGCAGCATTTACCACACTGTTTTGTGAAAGAATGGATCAGAAAGGAGAggttaaaattcttttgcaaGACGGACTTGTTCCTCCAGTATCTGTTATGCGCTTACCTTCAGGAAGGTTGTGAGACGTCAAGTAAGATGTTTCTTTGTCCATGGCATACCACCATAATTTCAGACGATTTCAAATTCCTGCGCTTCTTTCACCGCTTTCACGCAACGCGTCGTGTGTGTTGGAAAGCTCCGGATATAGGGTCTAGTTACCTGAATTGCAGTTGTCTCGCCTACTGTCTGTTCTCCTATGTCTAGAGTCGATTCGCCTCTAGTGGTAGACGAACAGACAGTAGGCGAAACGACCCGTAGACGAAACGACCAGGTCTAGCCACCATGGTGAAAgaacctgtgatattttttcttttgtttcgttAGCTCGTACAGgagtttggttattgttttaCGGTCTCTTGAATCgttcgttttctttgttttatatcATCCGTGAGTTTGACTGGCTCTACATCATAAGCCCGAGTATAGTGTTTTGTGCATTCATTTACATTCCTTGTCAGAGAATGGGTATTTGGAATTCTAACGCCGAATCCACCAGATGATCAATCCCATATTCAACAGAGTGGACCAAGAGAACAAAGTGGGAATATCCTCACTCATTTATTGAAGAGGCTGGATTGCTATATCCACATGGTAGATCACTCCAGTAGATAGCGGCGATCAAAAGTGATTTTTCCAATTGACAGCGCTATACCCCTTTCTTACTAGCATAGCCTGGGCATGTATACCATAACAACTAAAGTTATGGAAACGCCCCTTTCTTGCCAAAAATCacggttttcacgtgacgtcacggcggccatcttgttgtacagaacaatagcaaaaaaagtcttttgggaatttgattttattattatgcacAATTTGAGCcccattttgccattgttttgtataCCAACATGGCTGTCTCATCACCTGAGTGAAAACCTACAATAAGGCCTTGTAAATTCCTCTTTGCTTGTTTAATACTTTCTTACGCCATCACCTTTAATCACCCTCTCCTAATTCGACTCGCGTGTGGTACTTGATATTTCAGACTCCTCCGTGGATTGTTATCAGTTGAGGTGGTATTTAGGTACCGTCGAGAGCATGCGCAGCTTTCACCGTTACTTGCTGGGTACCATGGGTCAAAGAATTTTGTTCTTCTGGATAGACGCTGAGAGATTCCGCCGGGTAACCAAAAAGGAACACCGGAGATTCGCGTTCCGCGATATCCAGACCAAATACCTACGGAGTGGATCTCCTTGGGAGCTACCCGAAATAATGAAATGGGCGAGTTTGTGTGGGGTTTCGGATGATTTAGGAAAGAGATCCTCATTCAAATTCCCTAAGAGTGTTATAAATCGCATGTACCTCAGCGACGCCTCGATCTTTGCCGAGAATGTTTTCGTTTGCGGGCAGAAAATGGCAGTCGATCGTCTGGTTTGTTATTGGGTGCCTAAGTTTATAcagcataagaaaaaaataagaggCATTCTGGAAGAAAAACGGCTCCGTCAGTCGTTATGTCTATCGCAGACTAAAACCTTGAAACCAGTTTCAGAAGTTGTGCCCGACATTACAGTCACCAAACATGCATCTCAAGAAGAGATTGACACATTTATGGAGGCTCATTGTGTGTCTTCATCTGAAAGCGTTGGAGAGAAGGATGACGAAATCCGCGCAAGGCGACTGGAAGAATGGAAAAGGTGGTTTTGGGAAGGAGTGGATGAGGACATTCCGTCGGAGAATGAAAAGGTGGTTGAGCTTCCTGAAGACATGCCGGAGGAACTGCGTCAGTTAGGAGGGGTAAGTACTTGTGGGCAAACGCCCTTCGTTGTGGTTTATAGATAACTTTTGCAATCAATCCTTTTATTTGGTAAAACATACACTTTTAGAAAACTGCTTTGTTGAGATTTTTTCTTATGATCGTCACTATGCAAAAAGGAACATGTTTTGAGGATATATTAAGACCTGTTGCTGTCACAAAcgaatagagagctttagattctaggacgagaaggactacgagtacgagattttctcatagagcaacattgagcgcgcgcaaaccaccgtcattttggcgggagaagcgtgataccgtcgtcattttagtacgaggttttgcaaaaatgttgtcgaggcaaaacaagtcaagaacatggtagtagttttgccatttttccatctgcaaaagggctcagttaccagcaacgagaataactgagcaacctacaCTGCcaacaaaaagtaagattaatcCTCTGTGttatgaatttttcaagtattttcgctaaaaacgggcagtcaaatctcgtactcgttctcgtcctggtcctagaatctaaagctccctaatatggGGTGAGAGTAGAGTTGGCGCAGTGACGAGAGCATTCGCCTTCCCCCAACGTGGCCTGGGTCCGATTCCGAACAAAGTGAttatgattttgatttttaccCGGCTTAgctgatttttttctctcagttGGTATCTAAATCTCCTGCTTAGCTTGGAAGCCCTCTGCGGGAAAAGCTGTTTCGAGAGCAAAAGCTGCTTTCGTACTCGAAAATATTccagtttcttttgcttaacATGCTGAGTTGTGGTAATCCTCGTCTTCAGAGTCCGCATTTCTTCGGCCAGTGCCAACAGTAGTAATTTCCAAAGCACGCGTAGTCGGAATTGATTAGAAGAAGTATGAGCATTTTTAAGTTCCCTCTTTTGATGCCTTTCTTTTGTGTTCTCGTCAGATAAGGGAGTTTTCTTCACCGTGCTTTGTTACTCCAGAGcaagagaaagaaacaatGGACGTAATATCCGAAAAGGAAGGAGATCAGAACGTGTCAGAGTCTCCTCGAGAAACGGATGGCAGCCCTAAAGACAAGATATACAGTCGCTCTCTctgtttcccgccaaaaaGCCTTCCGTC carries:
- the LOC141875856 gene encoding GPI mannosyltransferase 1-like, coding for MGCRLGYKAFKMVDAKNGLKSVEFSCFLAFVLRFCLIAYGEWQDKNMVVKYTDIDYVVFTDAARHVLEGNSPYLRPTYRYTPILSLLLTPNISLHFCFGKVLFVLFDVLTGYLLYKILCVRGCSDHRAVIFSWMWLFNPVAFAVSTRGNAESIMAALVLATVYFVLINKITVAAIFFAVSVHFKIFPIIYSLPFVLLVGNDLHHSSKADGDRIQMRPRCYDFLFRSVEIILHPERVKFSLISAMTFLGITGAMYGRYGFEFLEHTYLYHVTRQDVKHNFSMYFYMMYLMEGSDWASVLGLVSFMPQLLLTVTFGCLYYRDIAFCCFVQTFAFVTFNKVCTSQYFLWYLCLLPLILDSVNITFRRAAVLVIAWFTSQGVWLTSAYFLEFEGMNTFLFVWAASVIFFIVNISILTQLIWHYKKVPIKKQD